The following is a genomic window from Parabacteroides johnsonii DSM 18315.
GCACCCCAGGACAAGTAGAGAAGCTCTTGAAATCGGATAAACCTTGTTGTCCTAATCCGACAAACCCTAAAACGACACGATCACTCGGTGCGATACGCACCCCATTTACAGCCCAGCTGGGCAGGATAGTCAAACTTGCCAATCCAAGAGCGGAAAGGCCGAGAAACTCTCGACGGGTTACACCCTTCTTAGTGTTTTCTTTCATGGTAATTCAAAATATATTGGACTAAAAAATTATTCGGACAAATATAACTATTAAATATCAAAATAACACCTCTATCCCATCTAATTTGAATTAATAGGGCATATTTTGGAAATTCCCCGCAAGGGTAATATTTTTTAACATTCTATTTGATAGCAAATTTCCTGATTAAGGTATCAAAATGACAATAGAGGAAAGAGGGTAGGAAAAGGGTTCTTTTGGTGTGATTGCCCTATAGAAAAGATGTCGTTTATTAAAAAAATTATGGCTTTCCCATTTCATAATCATGAATCAGAAAAGCCATAACGATATATCAAAATACGTTTGTATCAGAAAGCGTAGCCGAAACCGACGTTCAGGTAAATCGGATACATGGCGAAAGTAATCGTATCGAAATCTTTCTGAAAGATATCATTCAATCCCCAAGTCAGGTCTGCATAGACATTCAAATGTTTAAAAGCACGCCATTCGGCACCTAACTGCGCACCCCATTGGAAACGGCGAAGGTTTTTCGAGAAGTCATAAGGGGCATTTTTTCCATCGGCAAAAACGACCTTATTACCGGTAGGATCACCTTCGCGCAAATAACCATCATACACGTTTCCGGAAAAATCGCCCTCCAACATATACGCAAAATACGGTCCCAGATTCATACTGAAGCGACGATTAAACTGATGAGTAGCCAAAACCGGAAAAGACAGATATGTATTCTTTACATTCGTCTTCACATATCCCGTCCAGTTTCCTTTTATGCGTTCGCCGCCTTCACCGATAATTTCCATTCCATAGTTTTTCACTTTGGCATTCGTTTTCATCCCTTTGCTATCCAAACGAATACCGATTCTCATTCCCCATTTCTTTTCTTGATCGAACCACTTTGTCACATTTCCTTCTATCGCAACAGCCATAGTAGGATTATACCCCGTTATATCACGAATCTCGACGGGTAAAGGTATCGGAGCCGTTCCTCCTATGTTAAAGCCGGCTTTTACCTCATACTCCAAACCGATCAATGCAGAATTGATAATTCCCTTATTACGGTCTTCTTGTCCAAAAACCGAAAACGTTACCAACAACAAGGCCAGTACACAAATTGATACAATATTCTTTCTCATCACAATAATCTTTTTTAATCTGCTGTATGAATCAGTTCCACTTCATCGACATACAATGTACTACCGACAG
Proteins encoded in this region:
- a CDS encoding porin family protein, whose protein sequence is MRKNIVSICVLALLLVTFSVFGQEDRNKGIINSALIGLEYEVKAGFNIGGTAPIPLPVEIRDITGYNPTMAVAIEGNVTKWFDQEKKWGMRIGIRLDSKGMKTNAKVKNYGMEIIGEGGERIKGNWTGYVKTNVKNTYLSFPVLATHQFNRRFSMNLGPYFAYMLEGDFSGNVYDGYLREGDPTGNKVVFADGKNAPYDFSKNLRRFQWGAQLGAEWRAFKHLNVYADLTWGLNDIFQKDFDTITFAMYPIYLNVGFGYAF